One region of Jatrophihabitans cynanchi genomic DNA includes:
- a CDS encoding dihydrofolate reductase family protein, giving the protein MITLDGVIESPPEVLVPYMSDEGRQSTLELALASDALLLGRVTWQHLAVAWRDQTGSMAERINAMPKYVVTSTISSATEWGNSALVTYGEVAALREHLDLLSYGCGALARDLLRDGLLDEMHLNMTPVVAGRGRRLFDEPSSLLAFDLVESHTYPTGAVRLVCRPPGRAQDA; this is encoded by the coding sequence ATGATCACCCTCGACGGCGTCATCGAGTCGCCGCCCGAGGTGCTTGTTCCGTACATGAGCGACGAGGGGCGGCAGTCCACGCTGGAGCTCGCGCTTGCATCTGACGCGCTGTTGCTCGGCCGGGTCACGTGGCAGCACCTCGCCGTGGCCTGGCGGGACCAGACCGGCTCGATGGCAGAGCGGATCAACGCCATGCCGAAGTACGTCGTGACCTCGACCATCAGCTCTGCCACTGAGTGGGGCAACTCCGCGCTCGTCACCTACGGCGAGGTCGCGGCCCTTCGCGAGCACCTCGACCTGCTCTCCTACGGCTGTGGGGCGCTCGCCCGCGATCTGCTGCGCGACGGGCTCCTCGACGAGATGCACCTCAACATGACGCCTGTTGTCGCAGGCCGGGGAAGGCGCCTTTTCGACGAGCCGTCGAGCTTGCTGGCATTCGACCTCGTCGAGAGCCACACCTATCCGACTGGGGCCGTCCGCCTCGTCTGCCGGCCGCCGGGCCGGGCGCAGGACGCGTAG
- a CDS encoding fibronectin type III domain-containing protein, with amino-acid sequence MPTHPLRACALLAVLSCMFVLTQSAPEGIAAPSGSARPIVTPLSASPTGVDVDPSTHLVYAVSNGGAGYLDVIDGRDGTLVKSLTLSGIVTAGVVVDPSTHIVYVSDDDDAIVLALDGATLATKAVIDVGANPAGMAVDPSRHRLYVADTNRYGTDSDAGVTVIDTQTNTVLATTETPPEPWGVAVDPNSHEVYVAVRDAGNFGPGVVEVLDGTTYEQTSEITVGLNPTAVAVDAALRSVYVANYDSAAAHSSDPAGPVQTVSIINTSTHAVTGTFAVGHNPGAVAVDATARRVYVANADSTISVFDETSRTVVQTLTITAPDSGTATPRPAGVAVDPGLGRVAVAAGSFSSSAADELLIYGTPSPPTGLSAHADGGQISLTWQAPASTAGSPVSGYTILRGTSAADLSVIASDVTARTYSDSDVTAGSIYYYQVLATNGFGSSAVSGTASATVALAQSVPGRPGDVHVKAGDASATVTWSPPASDGGSAITGYELLRGTKPGAESGTPIATGVAALTYTDHGLANGHRYYYQVRAVNAAGTSAPSSEVHALPSAAAGGPSASIASCDVTDLATAAARGGTITLSCPTAIGFTAPITITKSVTLVADSPVVLDGQGSTALFSVKAGATLTLAGLSVQNGSASSDDGLDSPDGAQGADGVAGTPGSPGGPGTAGTDGTPGKPGTAGFAGGKAGTAKGGAISVAAGSALVVTGSTFRDNTAQGGDGGAGGNGGPGGDGGPGGKGGMGVVAAGGNSGKSGAAGAGGKGGKGGAGGSAFGGAIYSAGDVAISDTSFDGNQALAGSGGDGGSGGKAGTGVVGADGGNSTPDAKAQGGGHGGVGGAGSAGGAGGSGGAGGSGGDARGGAIYVDGGKLSIDGSTFTTNAAIGGNGSSAGDGGEGTDGFGGGGGGAGFFAKPAAGGAGGKAGAGGKGGTAGKAGAAEGGGFYATGTVTATSSSFGSNLVVAGNGADGGQGAAAGSGRKGSSGWFWYWQDPSDRPSVGGDGGAGGSGGNGGNGGAASGGGSAVGAAGFSVHTPDLSALTLGSNAATGGLTGEPGQPGKGGSAGTGGLGARGAQPSWPSIGATGATGTPGVDGLAGTQSADGIGIVPGIYQPGADSIDPAAPSAPRRVLASVAGVRTIEVTWAPPKTDGGTAVTGYRITAHDATTGLTARAVTAGGDSASFPVTGLSAGDKYTFTVVAVNYAGRTGPAEASNPVVPVNEPLEASASGMSPSATGIATATVGTPGTSEYVKATAHGAGTVTIGTYHSSPLGGFTTGIAYYDVAIAPGSAFTSLTFTVCGQPDGATIQWWDPVKHLAVEASKQKRDADCITVTVNATTSPSLSDMYGTVLRTIRTATHVTAAGGATLATTGTPDRAIAGWALFLLALGTVMLVGGRSSKRWTSAE; translated from the coding sequence GTGCCCACTCATCCGCTGCGCGCCTGCGCACTGCTCGCCGTTCTGTCCTGCATGTTCGTCCTGACGCAGTCGGCGCCAGAGGGCATCGCGGCACCCTCGGGTTCAGCGCGGCCGATCGTGACGCCGTTGAGCGCGTCACCGACCGGAGTGGACGTCGACCCGAGCACCCATCTGGTGTACGCGGTCAGCAACGGCGGCGCGGGCTACCTCGACGTGATCGACGGCCGTGACGGCACGCTCGTCAAGTCCCTGACCTTGTCGGGGATCGTGACGGCCGGGGTCGTCGTCGATCCGAGCACGCACATCGTCTACGTGAGCGATGACGACGACGCGATCGTGCTTGCGCTGGACGGTGCCACCCTCGCGACGAAGGCCGTGATCGATGTCGGCGCGAATCCCGCCGGCATGGCCGTGGACCCCTCCCGGCACCGCCTCTACGTGGCCGACACCAACCGGTACGGCACCGACTCCGACGCCGGGGTCACGGTGATCGACACCCAGACGAACACGGTCCTCGCCACCACCGAAACGCCGCCCGAGCCGTGGGGTGTGGCCGTGGATCCGAACAGCCACGAGGTGTACGTCGCGGTGCGCGACGCCGGCAACTTCGGCCCGGGCGTGGTGGAAGTGCTCGACGGCACCACCTACGAGCAGACGAGCGAGATCACGGTCGGGCTCAACCCCACCGCGGTCGCCGTCGACGCCGCCCTGCGCAGCGTGTACGTCGCCAACTACGACTCCGCGGCCGCCCACAGCTCCGACCCGGCCGGCCCCGTGCAGACCGTCTCGATCATCAACACCAGCACGCATGCGGTGACCGGGACGTTCGCCGTCGGACACAACCCCGGTGCGGTCGCCGTCGATGCCACTGCCCGCCGGGTCTACGTGGCCAATGCCGACAGCACGATCTCGGTCTTCGACGAAACCAGCCGGACCGTGGTGCAGACACTGACGATCACCGCACCCGACTCCGGGACTGCTACACCGCGGCCCGCGGGAGTCGCGGTCGACCCGGGCCTCGGCCGGGTGGCTGTCGCGGCCGGCTCGTTCAGCTCCTCCGCTGCCGACGAGCTGCTCATCTACGGCACCCCCTCGCCGCCGACCGGGCTCAGCGCGCACGCCGACGGCGGGCAGATCAGCTTGACCTGGCAGGCCCCTGCGAGCACTGCCGGTTCGCCGGTGAGCGGCTACACGATCCTGCGCGGCACCAGCGCCGCCGACCTCAGCGTCATCGCCAGCGACGTCACAGCTAGGACCTACTCGGACAGCGACGTGACGGCCGGCTCGATCTACTACTACCAGGTGCTCGCGACGAACGGGTTCGGGTCATCCGCCGTCTCCGGCACGGCTTCGGCCACCGTCGCGCTCGCACAGTCCGTGCCGGGACGTCCCGGCGACGTCCACGTCAAGGCAGGGGACGCGAGCGCGACCGTGACGTGGTCGCCGCCTGCGTCGGACGGCGGCTCGGCGATCACGGGCTACGAACTGCTCCGCGGCACCAAGCCGGGCGCGGAGTCCGGCACTCCGATCGCGACCGGCGTGGCGGCCTTGACCTACACCGATCACGGGCTCGCCAACGGCCACCGGTACTACTACCAGGTCCGCGCGGTGAACGCCGCCGGGACGTCCGCACCCTCGTCCGAGGTGCACGCGCTGCCGTCGGCGGCCGCGGGCGGCCCGTCGGCGAGCATCGCCTCGTGCGACGTGACCGACCTCGCGACTGCCGCCGCGCGGGGCGGCACCATCACCCTCTCCTGCCCCACCGCGATCGGCTTCACGGCGCCGATCACGATCACCAAATCGGTGACCCTGGTGGCGGACTCGCCGGTCGTGCTGGACGGTCAGGGCAGCACCGCGCTGTTCTCGGTGAAGGCCGGCGCGACCCTGACGCTGGCCGGGCTGTCCGTCCAGAACGGCTCGGCGAGCAGTGACGACGGGCTGGACTCCCCCGACGGCGCACAGGGGGCCGACGGCGTCGCCGGTACCCCCGGCTCGCCCGGAGGGCCGGGGACCGCCGGTACGGACGGCACACCCGGCAAGCCGGGAACCGCGGGCTTCGCCGGCGGCAAGGCGGGCACGGCAAAGGGCGGCGCCATCAGCGTCGCGGCCGGATCGGCGCTCGTCGTCACGGGCAGCACGTTCCGCGACAACACCGCGCAGGGCGGTGACGGCGGCGCGGGAGGCAACGGCGGGCCCGGCGGCGACGGCGGGCCCGGCGGCAAGGGCGGCATGGGCGTGGTGGCCGCCGGCGGCAACTCCGGCAAGTCCGGAGCTGCCGGTGCCGGTGGTAAGGGCGGTAAGGGCGGTGCAGGCGGCAGCGCGTTCGGCGGTGCGATCTACAGCGCCGGCGACGTGGCGATCAGCGATACCAGCTTCGACGGCAACCAGGCACTCGCTGGCTCGGGCGGAGACGGCGGTAGCGGTGGCAAAGCGGGCACGGGCGTCGTCGGTGCGGACGGTGGGAACAGCACGCCCGACGCCAAGGCCCAGGGCGGCGGGCACGGCGGTGTCGGCGGCGCCGGTAGCGCCGGCGGTGCCGGTGGCAGCGGCGGTGCGGGCGGGTCCGGCGGCGATGCCCGCGGCGGCGCGATCTACGTCGACGGCGGCAAACTGAGCATCGACGGCTCGACGTTCACGACGAACGCGGCCATCGGCGGCAACGGCTCGTCCGCGGGCGACGGCGGCGAAGGAACCGATGGTTTCGGTGGCGGCGGTGGCGGCGCCGGGTTCTTCGCGAAACCCGCCGCCGGCGGCGCGGGTGGCAAGGCCGGTGCCGGCGGCAAGGGCGGTACAGCAGGCAAGGCCGGCGCGGCCGAGGGCGGCGGCTTCTACGCGACGGGCACGGTCACGGCGACGTCGAGCAGCTTCGGGTCCAACCTCGTCGTCGCCGGCAACGGCGCGGACGGCGGGCAGGGAGCAGCCGCCGGATCGGGCCGCAAGGGTTCGTCCGGCTGGTTCTGGTACTGGCAGGATCCCAGCGACCGACCCAGCGTCGGCGGTGACGGCGGGGCGGGCGGTAGCGGCGGCAACGGCGGCAACGGCGGTGCCGCCAGCGGCGGCGGAAGCGCGGTAGGGGCGGCCGGCTTCAGCGTCCATACGCCTGACCTGTCCGCGCTCACGCTCGGCTCGAACGCGGCGACGGGCGGGTTGACCGGAGAGCCCGGTCAACCCGGCAAGGGCGGATCGGCCGGGACCGGTGGGCTCGGCGCGCGGGGTGCCCAGCCCAGCTGGCCCAGCATCGGGGCGACCGGCGCGACGGGCACGCCGGGGGTGGACGGCCTCGCCGGCACGCAGAGCGCTGACGGCATCGGGATCGTGCCCGGCATCTACCAGCCCGGGGCGGACAGCATCGACCCCGCAGCTCCGTCGGCACCCCGGCGGGTCCTGGCCTCGGTCGCCGGGGTACGCACCATCGAGGTGACCTGGGCACCTCCGAAGACGGACGGCGGTACCGCGGTCACCGGCTACCGGATCACGGCGCACGACGCGACGACCGGGCTCACCGCCCGTGCCGTGACAGCCGGCGGGGACAGTGCGTCGTTCCCGGTCACCGGACTGTCGGCGGGAGACAAGTACACGTTCACGGTCGTGGCAGTGAACTACGCCGGGCGGACGGGTCCGGCGGAAGCGTCCAATCCCGTCGTCCCGGTGAACGAGCCGTTGGAGGCGTCGGCGAGCGGCATGAGCCCGTCTGCGACCGGCATCGCGACGGCGACGGTCGGGACGCCCGGCACCAGCGAGTACGTCAAGGCCACGGCTCATGGCGCGGGCACCGTCACGATCGGTACCTATCACTCCTCCCCGTTGGGCGGGTTCACCACGGGGATCGCCTATTACGACGTGGCGATCGCCCCCGGAAGCGCGTTCACGTCGCTCACATTCACGGTCTGCGGCCAACCCGACGGCGCCACGATCCAGTGGTGGGACCCGGTCAAGCACCTGGCCGTCGAGGCGTCCAAGCAGAAGCGGGACGCCGATTGCATCACGGTCACCGTGAACGCCACCACCTCACCGTCCCTTTCGGACATGTACGGCACGGTCCTCCGCACGATCCGGACGGCCACGCACGTCACGGCCGCCGGCGGCGCCACGTTGGCGACGACCGGCACGCCGGATCGTGCGATCGCAGGGTGGGCGCTGTTTCTGCTCGCTCTGGGCACGGTCATGCTCGTAGGCGGGCGATCCTCAAAGCGTTGGACGAGCGCCGAGTGA